In a single window of the Coffea eugenioides isolate CCC68of chromosome 3, Ceug_1.0, whole genome shotgun sequence genome:
- the LOC113765747 gene encoding UDP-glycosyltransferase 74E2-like: MDKIGCRIHVLAIPYPLQGHLNPMLQLCKRLTSKGVRITLVTITSARLSVQNQFESIQIEYILDDDNIEAEGSNDSEKGAAHFKRIQIAVSDNLAKLVEEKASSGHPVNIVLYDSMMPWILEIVQGQLGLKGAAFFTQACAVSAIYNHIHRGTLKVPLETSTILLPSMPQLESNDLPSFVYNPGPYPDVLDLVLAQNINLEKSDWLLFNSFDKLENEVVTWLTERYPIKTIGPSTPSMYTDKRLKDDQDYTVNFFTPDSGACLKWLDTKETGSVVYVSFGSMSDLGENQMQEIACGLMNCTCNFLWVVRPSEESKIPRDFMFESQERGLIVNWCPQPKVLSHRAVGCFMTHCGWNSTIEALSLGVPMVTMPVWADQTTNSKYIVDVWKVGLRVKASEEREMVTREEVERTIREVMHGEKASELRSNALRWKELAKEANSEGGSSDKNIEEFVSSVESTHSLS, translated from the exons ATGGATAAAATTGGATGTAGAATTCACGTTCTGGCCATCCCTTACCCTCTACAAGGCCACCTCAATCCGATGCTGCAATTATGCAAGCGTTTAACCTCAAAGGGTGTTAGAATCACGCTAGTCACTATCACCTCAGCCCGTCTATCAGTGCAAAATCAGTTTGAATCGATCCAGATCGAGTATATTCTAGACGATGATAACATTGAAGCTGAGGGATCAAACGATTCGGAGAAAGGTGCTGCCCACTTCAAACGGATTCAAATCGCAGTTTCAGATAATTTGGCCAAGTTAGTTGAAGAAAAGGCGAGTTCTGGTCATCCTGTGAATATAGTTCTGTATGATTCAATGATGCCTTGGATTTTGGAGATAGTGCAGGGACAACTAGGCCTCAAAGGGGCTGCGTTTTTCACTCAGGCTTGCGCTGTTTCTGCAATATACAACCATATTCATCGAGGAACGTTGAAAGTTCCTCTAGAGACATCTACCATATTGCTTCCTTCAATGCCACAACTGGAGTCGAATGATCTGCCTTCTTTTGTTTATAATCCTGGTCCATACCCAGATGTTTTGGATCTTGTCCTCGCTCAGAATATAAACCTGGAGAAATCAGATTGGCTCTTGTTCAACTCTTTTGACAAGCTAGAAAACGAG GTGGTGACCTGGTTGACAGAACGGTATCCAATCAAGACCATAGGCCCTTCTACTCCATCCATGTACACTGACAAGCGATTGAAAGATGACCAAGATTACACCGTCAATTTCTTCACACCAGATTCAGGAGCTTGCCTAAAATGGCTTGACACCAAGGAAACAGGCTCAGTTGTTTATGTATCCTTCGGTAGTATGTCGGACCTTGGAGAAAATCAAATGCAGGAAATAGCATGCGGCCTGATGAATTGCACTTGCAACTTTTTATGGGTAGTTCGACCTTCGGAAGAGAGCAAAATTCCTAGAGATTTCATGTTCGAGTCACAAGAAAGAGGTCTAATCGTGAATTGGTGCCCTCAGCCAAAGGTTTTGTCGCACAGGGCAGTGGGATGCTTCATGACTCACTGTGGTTGGAATTCAACAATTGAAGCATTGAGCTTGGGTGTGCCAATGGTGACCATGCCCGTGTGGGCTGATCAAACTACAAATTCTAAGTACATTGTGGATGTATGGAAGGTAGGATTGCGAGTTAAGGCTAGTGAGGAGAGGGAAATGGTAACAAGGGAAGAAGTAGAAAGGACTATAAGAGAAGTTATGCATGGGGAGAAGGCAAGTGAGCTCAGAAGCAATGCTTTGAGGTGGAAGGAGTTGGCTAAGGAGGCAAATAGTGAAGGAGGAAGCTCAGACAAAAACATTGAAGAATTTGTTTCAAGTGTTGAAAGCACTCACTCACTCAGTTGA